The nucleotide window GCGGCCGAGGCGGCGATGACGCTGTACCGGCAGTTGCAGGACGCAGGGCGTAACGCGGCAGATATTCAGTCGGTGACCATCCGCACGCATGCGGCGGCGATCCGGATCATCGACAAGCAGGGGCCATTGGCGAATCCGGCCGATCGCGATCACTGCATTCAATACATGGTGGCGGTGCCGCTGTTGTTCGGCCGGCTTACGGCAAACGATTACGAAGACGTCGTGGCTGCCGATCCGCGCATCGATGCCCTGCGCGCCAAAATGGTTTGCGTGGAAGAGCCACAATTCACGCGCGACTATCACGACCCGGACAAGCGCTCGATTGCGAATGGGCTGACGGTGACGTTCAACGACGGCACCACGCTGGCCGAAGTGCTCGTCGAATATCCGATCGGCCACAAGCGTCGTCGCGACGAAGGCATTCCGCTACTGGTGGAGAAATTCAAGACGAACCTCGCGCGCCGATTTGCGGCGCGTGCACAGGCTCGCATTCTTGACGTGGCGCTGGATCAACAGCGGCTCGAAGCGATGCCTGTGCACAAGTTTGTGGATCTGATGGTGTGAGGTAGCGAATCAACTCATTCCGCGCTCGCCCCGGCCTGTGCCGTGCGGCGCGGGGTGCCGAGCCAGTGAATGGCCAGTGCCGTCACTCCCAGCGCGATACCGAACCAGACGATGCCGGACCAGCCGTAACGCGTCATCAACCAGCCGCTGAGCGTGGCGCCGATTGCACCGCCAAAGAACGTGGCTGTCATGTAGAGACTGTTGATACGGCCTTGTGCCTTCGGGTCCACGGCGAACGCGCGCGTCTGATTCGACACCAAGCCCGCTTGCACGCCAATGTCGAGTACCACCACGCCGATCACCAGCAAGGCAAGCGACGTCTGCGCGCCGCCCAGCAACACATACGCCAGCGTCACGATGCCGATACTGGCGGCGATCACGCCACGTGGCCCGATCTTGTCGGTCGCCCGCCCGCCAAACGAGGCGGCGAATGCACCGGCCGCGCCAATGATGCCGAAGCCACCCGCCCATGCGCTGCCAAGGTGCCACGGGCCGTCGGCAAGCAAGGCTGCCAGATTCACCCAGAAGGCATTGAAGCAGGCCCACAGCAGCGCCTGAATCATCATCGATTCGCGAATCGGCCGGTTGTCGCGCATCAGCGGCCAGAGCGACGCCAGCAACTTGCTGTACGACAGGTTCGTACTCGGCACCCCCTTCGGCAGCAGTGAGGCCGCCGCGATGAAGACCGGAATCATGAACGCCGCTTCGAGCGCATACACCGCTCGCCAGCCGTACGCTTCACCGACCGCGCCTGCAATCGTGCGGCCAAGCAGAATGCCGACCATGATGCCGCTCACCACAGTGCCGACCGAACGTCCGCGCTGGCTCGGCGGCGACATCACGGCGGCGAACGGCACGAGTTGTTGCGGCACGCAACTCACAATGCCCAGACCGAACGACGCAGCAATCAGTGCCCAGATGCCCGGTGCGACGGCAGCCGTCGCGGCAAAC belongs to Pandoraea norimbergensis and includes:
- a CDS encoding MFS transporter, giving the protein MASRGKIVMMAIIAGAVVTNIYCTQPILPLIAKNLGVDLTTVDLVAAAALLGFSTGLALLLPLGDRYDRRKLVLTQIALAFVFAATAAVAPGIWALIAASFGLGIVSCVPQQLVPFAAVMSPPSQRGRSVGTVVSGIMVGILLGRTIAGAVGEAYGWRAVYALEAAFMIPVFIAAASLLPKGVPSTNLSYSKLLASLWPLMRDNRPIRESMMIQALLWACFNAFWVNLAALLADGPWHLGSAWAGGFGIIGAAGAFAASFGGRATDKIGPRGVIAASIGIVTLAYVLLGGAQTSLALLVIGVVVLDIGVQAGLVSNQTRAFAVDPKAQGRINSLYMTATFFGGAIGATLSGWLMTRYGWSGIVWFGIALGVTALAIHWLGTPRRTAQAGASAE